The Bacteroides ovatus genomic interval CGGATAAAATAATACTCTTTCTTATTTCGGTCCCAGTGGTGTTCTTAGCAACTTTAACTTTCAAATGAGTATCGTCTACTTTCTTAAAGGTAAATCCACCAATCTGTTCCTCTTCTACATTCCATTCAAGATCGGTTACTACATCCAAAACAGCTTCACCACCATTAATATTAAAGTAAAGTACCTCCTTAGATAACGTAATCAATGAACCACGACCGTTTTGTTTCACAACAATGCGTTTCGACATTTGATCCATCAAACGAATCTCAATCCAGCCTTCACGCAATGCCATCTCCGGGTTCTCTTCGATTTCAGCCACTATAGAGTCGGGCAACAAAGCTTGCCCACGATAGCGTTTCAGTTTAATCCATGAAGCGGAAGCTTCGGCAAACCATGGATACGAAGAGTGTAAATCAATTACCTGACGAGAAGCGACAGGCCCCATCAACAATTCATCTTGAATTTCAAGAGTTGGTTCAACGCGACGTATCAAATCGGAGTCATCGCACGAAGCTATGAAAGCTACCAAGAACAATCCCAACACCTCCCTAAACCAAGCATGGAATTTCATATTATATGTATTCATACTATTCCGTTTTTTAATTAGTTTTTTCAATAACTTGTAAGCCGTTTATCACCGATCTGGCAGGATTGTCTGAAGGTTGATTCATTACCTCAAATGACACTGAACTGCCCTTTTCTACCCGACGTACCATAGTGGTAGAACCACCGCCATCCATATTGAACGCTTGGTAACAACCAGCACCTTGACAGAGTAACATCATGTCCTCAAGACGCATACCGTTAGAGTATTCGGGCTGACGACCATCAACAACAAATAAATAAACCTTGCGATTGTCAGCAGACACACCTACAAAGGTACGTGGATGGAATTGCATGGCGTTGTCATTTACGGTAAAGTTCTTCACTACCTCACCGTCTTGCACCATTCTTTGCCAACCACCAATAGCATGCACCACCTCTCGCTCTACTAATTTAAACTCTGGAACAGAAGTAATATGTGCCGTACCGTCTTTGAGCATATAGAATACATGATCAGCCTCCCAACCTATTTCAGTCTTGATAGCTACACCGTCTTTGTAGAATAGCCCACCAGGAATCCAAAGATCATTTTTCTTAGAATAGAAGTCGCCATTAGTTCCCAAAATCACTTTGCGTCCGGCTGCTTCAGCTTTCTCGGCCTGTACAGTTACCTGTTGCAGAATTTTACCTACCTCCGGCTTATTATCAGGCGTAGAGGTAACTATGGTCACATTCTTATTTAAATCTACTTCAGCAATAATCATACGGGTAGGTTTAGCGCAATAGGTAAAGATGACATCGGTAATGCGTACCCCATCATACAAGTCGTAAGTTAATTCTTTTTCTACCGACTGAATGTAAGGCACATTATCGGCTATTCCTTGCATAATGGGAAGTGTGGCTCCTTTGTGAAGCTCCAATTTATCTTCACTAGAACAGCTACACAATAACATCATGAGTGACAGCATCAATGCTACTCGAAAATTCTTTGCAATGTATGACATAGTGTATTTCATATTTTCCATCTTTCTTTTCATTTACAGTAATTGACTACTTATTCCCAACCCGGATTCTGAGGAAGTAGATTCGGGTTCAATGATATTTCGTCCAACGGAATGTTGTACAGGTAATTTTTAGCCGTAAAATTCATACTATAAGTAACTCGCTTAGCATAGGGAGTAATAAAACCATCGGCATCGAATCCTACTTGATCTTTAATAGTCTTTATCTCATCGGCAGAGTACAAATTGGGATCCATCTTAGCACCACGACGCACACGGTTAAATACAACCTCGCCTACATTCCAACGACAAACATCGTCCCAACGATAACCTTCGGCAAACAACTCAATGCGACGTTCGCGACGGATTTCACGAATCAAGTTAGCGTTATCACCTTTCACATTAGGATATTTAGCAATCAAATCCGGATCAGCTATCGGATCAGCTTCCAACTTAAAAGTAAATCCTACACGGGCACGAAGCTGATTGATGGTTTTATCCAATTCGGGATCTTTCCCCAACTCAGCACCAGCCTCAGCACGAATCAACAAGACCTCAGCATAACGCATAACAGGAGCGTCAATACCACCTTTGTGATTACCCACATAGTGCTCAGATGCCTTATAGAACTTACATACCGAATATCCAGTACAAGATGCAGCGTAGAAGGTTCGAGTATCCGAGTTGGGAAGAATAGAAAAGATATTAGGAGCCCCACCTTTCAACAGACCGCCAGTAGTACGATATAAAAAACGAGCATATTTACTACCAGATTCGGGCAAACATACTGTTTGTAACAGACGTCCGTCGCGATTCTTCATCTCTGCATTATATCCCATGTTGGGATTGTGGCAACCACAAAGAGAAATGGGTTTTCCTGTGTTAGCACACAAGTATTCCTCAAAACAATCACGGCTCATACCCTGTTCGCTATTAGGAATACTATTAGGCACGTTGTGCCCCATATTGAGGGCAGGGTCATACTCACGAGAGAGAATTACCTCCGAATTATCATTGTAATTATCTTGTATGAAAAGATCGAAATAGCTATCGTCTGTACCCGATGCCTTATACAATTCATAACCATACCCCATCAGCTCTCCAGAAGCTTTGTAAGCCTCTTCGAGGAATTTTACATCGCCCTCTACATTACGATAACGACGCCAAGTACCTTCATAAAGACAGATACGGGCTTTGAGTAATAGAGCGGCATCGCGGCTCACACGATAAACTTTAGTCTTGCGAGGTAAAAACTCAATAGCCTTATTAATGGTAGCCAAAATATTGGTCATCACTAAATCACGAGAATCACGTCCTTTATATAGTTCGGGGTTATCTTTATTCAACGTAGAATCATACCAAGGTACCTCACCAAAAAGACACACCTTATTGAAATAATCAAAAGCTTTGAAAAATAAGATTTCTCCAGCAAATTTCTTTTTATCAATATCCGAAGCGGGAGACTTTTCATAATTTTCAAGAAAAGCATTACAACCTCTCACTGTAGACCAGTCCCAGTCAGCACTACTAGTCATTACAGTGTTTTGACCAAATGTAATACTACTAGCACCAGCTGCTAAAAGATTATCAGACTGATACTCTTGCATAATCATATTGCCAATATTCCAAGACAAAGGATCACCATGTCCCTTGATGAGTTTAGGATAATAAAGATTGCAATATTGCTCTAATGCGGCAGCATTAGAAGTCTCCCAGAAACGATCACTAGAAATTGCGTCACCCGGTTCAGTATCCAAATAATCACATCCGGACAGTGACAAGCACAAAATGCAAATACATGAAAATATATATTTTTTCATAATACCTATCAATTTTTAAAATGTTATATTAATACCGAATGAATAACTTCTCATAAATGCATATTCTTTACCACTGTTCTCGCTAGACAAGCTGTTATCAGTTATTTGATCTACAATATCAGGAGTCATAAATGGGGGCAAACCGGTCTTCTCCCACAAATTCATACCACTTACATAGATACGTACCTGCTCCATTTTCATCTTGGTCAACCAACTCTTGGGTAAAGTATAGCTCAAAGTAATATCTTTCAAGCGGATATATGCCGCATTTTGTAAGTATTTAGTTTGAATCTGCTTACTACGTTTATTGCCATTAGCATTCAAACGAGGATAATAAGCTGTAGGATTTTCATAGGTCCAAATATTGTCGATATGGTATTGGGTTACACAAGAGTTATAGATACCTCTAGAGAATCCCCAAAAGATATCACTACTTGTCCACATATCGCGTTTACCCACCCCTTCGAAAATAGCACGGATATCGAAACCACGCCAACCAATACCTCCTTGCAAATTAAAACGATATCGAGGAGTAGAGTTACCTATCACCTTTTGGTCACCCGGATTGGCCAATGTACGATTACCTTGGTCTATCATGCCATCACCATTTAAGTCTTTGTAGCGAATATCGCCCGGATACCACTTAGAAGAAATGTATTTCTGTACATAGTTCATTTTGGCTGCTTCAAAATCGTCCATAATATAACCATCAGTCACATACCCCCAGATTTCACCCAGTTTCTGTCCTTCATAATACATACCACTAGCCAACGAACCGTTGGGGTTATCGTATTTGGTTATCTCAGCCTGGTAATCGGACAAACCTACGGTAAGCGAATAGTCCATAGGACTTCCCAATACATTCTTAATACGATCTTTCCACGTCAATTCCAACTCCCAGCCAGTGGTACGCATATCAGCAATATTCTCTTTACCACCCGAAGTACCCAATACGGCAGGCAGTGTAACCGAACGTACCATATCTTTGGTATCGCGTACATAGAAATCGAATGTACCCATCAAACGATTGTTGAACAATGACCAGTCCAAACCCAAGTCTTTCGTCACAACCTTCTCCCAAGTCACTACACTAGGCAAAGAAGGAATATTCAACGCATTGACCATTTTACCATCCATCATATAGTTGGTCAACACCTTACCAGAAAGAATAGACATATAGTCATGATAGCCGTTAGTTATCTGATTACCCAAAGCACCTACAGAGGCACGAAGTTTCAAATTGTCTACTACTTTGGAAAGTGGTTCAAAGAATTTTTCTTCCGAAATACGCCAACCAATAGAGGCTGAAGGAAAAAACGCCCAACGATCGTCTTTAGCATACTTAGAAGAGCCGTCATAACGACCATTTACCTCAAGTAGATATTTAGAGCGATAATCATAGTTCAAGCGAAAGAAAGCCCCCTGTACACGCCAGATGTCTGCACCTTCAGCATTCTCTTTATAGTTGATGGCTAAGTCGGAAATAGGCAACTCGTTATCATACAAGTCAGTCATGGTATATGAAGTATTAGCATAAGTCTTCTCCTCTTGGTTATACCCCCCCATTACCGAAATGTTATGAACATCGTTGAACGAAGTTTTATACTCGGCCCATACATTGATAGCATGGTAAATATTGTTCGAGTTATAGTTTTTCACATAATTGGGAGTCTCTACAATCCATTCAGGACCGCCCTCAGGAAAAGTTTGCTTAATTTCTTTACGGTGGAATTTCTGAACAGTAGAATAACGATTCCAAGAGTAATCGCCCTTAATAGATAGTCCTTTCAATGGATGTAAATCGAAACGCCCGATGTACCATTGGTCCCAAGTCTCTTTTTTATTACGTCCGGCTAAAGCCATCTTTCCAATAACGTTATAATTACCACTGTTGAGATACATACCTGCAAAATCACCATTAGGTAAAAAGATAGAGAGTGTAGGAAACATACGATATACCTCATAATACCAAGTTTGAGAACTGCTACCACCATTGTCCATATAAGGTTCATCATTCTTAATATTACTCATACGGGTAGCAAAACTCACGTCCAGCCAACTAGTTAGTTTCGTATCGAAATTGAACGCTAAATTGAAGCGCTTATAAAAGTCATTTCCATAGCGAAAAATACCCGACTGGTCTTTGAAACCAATAGAAGCATAGTAATTGTTACGTTCGGTTCCACCCGAAAGGCTCACATTATGTTGTTGCATGAAAGCCGACTTTTGATAGAACTCAGATAACCAATCGGTGTTGCCCACATAGGCCCATCCCGGGTTGCTAGGACTATAATTTGGATTCTGAATGCCTTCGGTATCGACCAAGATTGCAGGATTGTGTTCTGGATCGGCAATATGTGCATCGAGTTTCTCCATAAATTTTTCGTTAAAGTAATATCCACCCGGAGTATCATACTCGTATGCCTTATTCCACATACGCGCCCATACATCCGAACGGGGCATTTCCGGTAAACGGGCCGGTGAACTCCATGAAAGGTTATTATTATAGGTCACCCGCGTTTTCTGATTACGATTTCCTTTCTTTGTAGTGACAAGCATCACACCGAAGGCAGCACGTGCACCATAAACAGCAGCGGCAGAAGCATCTTTCAACACTGACACACTCTCCACATCTTGAGGATTAATCAATGACAGGTCGGAGATTTCCACTCCATCGACCAAAATCAAAGCATTCCCGCCATTCAAAGAGGTATTTCCGCGAATATTAATCTTGGCTGCTTCGTTTGGTTGACCGCTATTGAAAGTAATATTCAGATTGGGAACCATTCCCTGCAAACCCTGAGCAATATTAGCGATAGGGCGGTTTTCAAGGATTTCACCGGAAGCAGTTGTCACGGCTCCTGTCAGATTCAGCTTTTTCTGTGTACCATATCCTACTACCACGACTTCATTCAAAGACGCCGAACTTTCTTCAAGCATTATTTTCAAAGAATTAGTTTCACCGGATACCCAGACTTTTCTTGTGCTAAAACCTATATAAGAAGCAACAAGTAAGACACGCTTACCATCTCTTATCCGTAACGTAAATCCACCGGACAGATCTGTGGTAACACCATTGGTCGTTCCCTGTACCGTAATATTTACACCCGGCAACGGCTGTCCACTGGCATCAACCACTGTTCCTTTTACAGTATATTCTTTGATTTCTACCGGTACTTCTGCTTTCTTTTCTTCTTTTTGGGGAAGGCGGACAATAATCACTTGTCTCCCTTTTACTGTATATGTCAGTTGTTTAGGGGGTAATATTCTATTCAAAATAGACACAACCGACTCGTTTTGTGCTTTGACTGTTACTTTTTCATTTTTCTGCAAGACATCTTCTTTAAAGAAGAAGACATAATTACTTTTCTTTTCCAGTGTTTTAAACAGGGTTTCCAAAGAGACATTTGTCAGATTTAACGTTACATCCGTGGATTGAAGTAGCATAAACCCGTCTTCTGCCGAGATCTTTGGCAAATGGGACGTTAAAAGAATGCATAAAAGTAAAAATCGAAAACCAATATTGGTTAAATATTTACTTTTATTCCTTGTCTGAGAGTTATTTTTCATATTTTTGTATTGTTAGATTTATAACTTTGCTGAGTTATTTTTAATTCTAATGTGAACCGGATGATATTTCGCAGATATTATCCGGTTTTTTCTGTTTTATTTTAAGGTGGTATGTTTTTCATTTCTTTCTTTTTAAAGGTTATACTTCATTTGAGTTTCTCAAGGCATGATGTATATTAAATCCCCTCGCCTAGTTATATTTAATGGCGTAGTCAATGAGATGGCCTCCAATACTTCGTCAAGTGTACAATTCAAATCAAGACTACCATAATATTTTTCATCTTTCAAACTTCCTGATATTTCTATTTTTGTATCATAATATCTCGACAGTGATTTCAGCACATCAGAAAGTCTCTGTCCATCGAAATTCATAGCATCGTCTTTCCAACAAATATAGTTGTATACGTCCACTTCATTCACTTTTACTGCACCGTTGTCTTTTGAAAGACGTTGATTAGGGAGCAAGCGCTTTTTCTCTTTATTGTCTACTGTCACATCTACACTTCCCTGAACAAGTACCACTGCTGTCTCCGTATCTTTTACATAATCGGTTACATTGAATGATGTTCCCAGCACGGTAACTTCTAAACGATCCGTCTTCACGACAAAAGGGTGCTTAGCATCTTTACGAACGTCCAAATATACTTCTCCTTGTACATTCAACTTTCTATTCTCCAGAAAGTCCGAAGCATAAGATATGCATGAACCGGAATTAATCCACAATAAAGAACCATCCGGAAGGATTATTTTAGAACGCTTCCCATAAGGTACCATTATCTGATTCACCGATATCTTTTCTCCTCTGGAAGCAGCTACCAATTGTTCGTCCACTGTAACTGTACCGTCCTCACCTACCCGGATTTCAGCATTATTCTTGTCCAAACCAACGGCCTGTTTACCATCCAAAATAATCTGTATTTGCCCTGAATGACCTAAAGAGTCTATAATATTGGCTGTAACATCTGTAGTTTTCTGCAAATTGGATTTGGATAGAATATAATAAGTCCCCAAACAGATGAATAGTAAGGCTGCCATACTTGCCACATAAGCCATTACTCTCCGATAAGGTAATGTTTTTTTGTGAAGCTGTACCGGTTGCGAAGATTCATGTTGAAGCCTATCCATCATTCTGGCAAAACTTTGCATCTTATATTCCTCAGATACAGGTCTGCTATCTTCAACCACTTTCATATTTTGAATCACCGCAATAGCCAATTCTATCTTTTCTTCACAACCGGGATGCTGAATCTTATAGGATTTAATATCAAACCCATTATCAGAAAAACCATATCTTGCCCATTGGAAGAAATCATCATCCAACAAAAATTCTTCTATATCTCTAAATGTATATTGAGCCATTTTCTGCCTTATTTTCTATGATGACAAACGAGCAGATGAATTTATACTCATCAGGAGAAAAAAAAATCAAAAAAAGACAGACGGGATAAGTAAAAATGAAAGAAGTATGCTATAACAAGTTACTATACAATTATATAGAAAGCACATTAATAAGAAATAAAATAGTAGCGGATGAAGATTCTTTCCTAATCTTTTCCATAGAACGGAACAATAGATTTCGGGCAGACTGGATATTAATTTTCATTATTTCTGAGATTTCTTCAAAACTCATCTCATGGATAAAGCGAAGATAGATTATTTCTTTCTGACGTCCGGTAAGTCCTTTCAATATATGATGAACCTCATCTGACAGCCCTTGGTCATGCATCCAAGCCAATTGCTCATCAATTGTATAATCCAAATCAAATGCAAAGTCATAATCCGGCAATGATTGAAGTTTCGCATTACGAAGTAATTGATTATAAATCAAATTCTTTAATGCACGAAATAGGAAGGAACGTAACTTTGTATTATCTTCAAGAATTATCTTTTTCTGATAAAGTTTCAGAAACAGGTCTTGAATCAAGTCTTCTACCATCTCATTATCTCCCCCCACTCTACGACCATAAGCTAATAAATCATCAAAGCATAAACAGTACAATTGAGAAAATGCCATTTCATTTCCACCCCAAAATTGTACCCATAAATCTATTATGCGTTTCTGATCATTGAGAGTCATAAACTGAATTTAGTTCTCAAAATTAAACTTCTTAATATATTCATTCAACTAACACGGGACAATATTCGGAAAAAAAAAATAACTATGCAAATATTAAAGAATTAATATCAGTAAACATTATATAGATTAATTGCTACATGGTTTATTTTATGGCTGATTCTAAAATAATGTAATCCACATGTAATAATAATCACCATATTTTCGAAGCAGAATTTATGGTATCCGAACCGTTCTTTGACAATACAGCATATTTTTATACCGCTGCTAGCATACTCAATTTTAATCCTAATTCTAAGAATCCTTTTGTTTTCCTATTTCTCATCAGGAGCTACTCGAGAAAAGGAAATTAGAGAGAGGTGGAGGGAAAACAAATGGGGATGAGTAGGATTTACGTTATATATCAGCACTTTACGCAAGGGAAACAAAGTGCAGAGAATGTGAATTTGAGCAGAAGTTCTGTTATCAGATTGTTAATCTATTTTCCTGAATGGTAATGAGGTAGGAGAAAATAACTGATAGAAGAGTATTCGGCGACTCATTTTTCTGTCATTGCAGTGCTTATTCTTTGTAATACAATGTTTTGCATAGTGAAGATCTGTTCAACAACAGGTAACTTTGTCCATAAAAAGAGGCATATGCAAACAAGCAAATTCAAGGTGTTACTCTACCTGAAAAAGAGCAAATTGTACAAATCGAAACAAGCTCCGATAATGAAATGAGTAACATATGAGCAAACAATTGCCCAATTTAGTTACAAGTTCTCGTGCGATCCTAAGTTGTGGAACGCTCAAAAAAACAAACTGAACAGCGAGAACCGAAAGGCGATGGCAACGAATGGCAAGTTGAAACGCTTTCTTCTCTCGGTACAGTCGGCTTATAGAGAACTTTGCGAGCGTAGTGTAGTATTTACGGCATCAGGCATCAAGGAAGGAGCAGTTCCATTTCATCCTCTTTCCGTCCTCACGGCAAATCGTTAGAAGTTCCACCTTCACCACCTAACGGAACTGTCAAGACATTCATCATGCCGATAAACAGAGCCACGACATAGTCGGTGAGTGCCTCTTATGATTTGCAGCTCCCCAATAATCGAATTCGTCATCAAACTACTGCATGACATTATCAAGAATGTAGAATTAAATAATCCTTATACAAACAATAAAAGAAACTTCACCACATCCCTATTATCCTTTGCTGAGTTTGCCTATGCACATCTACTGGGATGTTCCTAAGTGGGACGCGCTACTGGGACAGTTTCTTGGTGGGACGACAGGGATAAGATCCATTCACCCTTCTTTAATCTGTCTATGCCTAATCTTTACCCTTTCCTTCAAAAAAGTCCGTTTCGCCGTTCAAATCCCTCGAAAGCTTGATATATGTATGAAAACAAATATAATATTATCTGGTAAGCCTACACTCTATTTTCCCTATTAATATCTTATTATATTTCAACTTCTTACCTGCAAAAATAGTCCGTGTCCTACGGATTGCCCAAGGCAGCCCTGCGGGCTGGTTGGCAAGCAAAAAATCATCCTCGCTACGCTCCGGTATTTTTTCCTGCCAAGCCTTGCACAATCCCGGACACGAACAACCCGGCAAGTAAGAAATCGAAATACTGGCTCCACGGAGCCGGTTATGTCTAATTTTAAATGATTAAAGTATGGCTGAAATGACCGAAATGCAGGTTCACGAAGAACGAGTAATGAACCTCGTAAAAAGTAGCAGTGATAACCCGACAATCACTCCGCTCACAAAAACAAATGCGCACCGTGCAGAATCCATCCGACGGATCGGAACGGACAAAGATGCGGTCGCCTTCCATTTCCGCAAAAAAAGCAAAGGTATGTATATGTATATCCATACCTACACGGAAAACGGTGAAGAAAAGGAAGTACGTGCTTCTGACTTCAAAAACTGGGAAGTAACAAAATTCAAGTATCCCGGCTATCTGGAAGAACTGGAAGAAATCGCCGTCAATGCCTACCGCTGGAATTCCCATGATCCGGAAACAAGGGCTGAAACGGACATTATGGGATATGAAAAGCAACTCCATGAAGACCTGAAGAAAATACCGGAAGCAAAAAAGCAGGATTACATCAATACTTACAAAAGTAAAATATCCGTTTTATTCCACAGCCTCTCACGCTGCGCAAACCCGATGGTAACAGGACGGGGCGGATTCAATTTCCAAAGGAATGAAAAGGCACAAAATGCCTATCAGAACAGATACGACGAATTCCTGAAATGGCGTGAGAAATTTCTGAAA includes:
- a CDS encoding phosphodiester glycosidase family protein encodes the protein MENMKYTMSYIAKNFRVALMLSLMMLLCSCSSEDKLELHKGATLPIMQGIADNVPYIQSVEKELTYDLYDGVRITDVIFTYCAKPTRMIIAEVDLNKNVTIVTSTPDNKPEVGKILQQVTVQAEKAEAAGRKVILGTNGDFYSKKNDLWIPGGLFYKDGVAIKTEIGWEADHVFYMLKDGTAHITSVPEFKLVEREVVHAIGGWQRMVQDGEVVKNFTVNDNAMQFHPRTFVGVSADNRKVYLFVVDGRQPEYSNGMRLEDMMLLCQGAGCYQAFNMDGGGSTTMVRRVEKGSSVSFEVMNQPSDNPARSVINGLQVIEKTN
- a CDS encoding RNA polymerase sigma factor, which codes for MTLNDQKRIIDLWVQFWGGNEMAFSQLYCLCFDDLLAYGRRVGGDNEMVEDLIQDLFLKLYQKKIILEDNTKLRSFLFRALKNLIYNQLLRNAKLQSLPDYDFAFDLDYTIDEQLAWMHDQGLSDEVHHILKGLTGRQKEIIYLRFIHEMSFEEISEIMKINIQSARNLLFRSMEKIRKESSSATILFLINVLSI
- a CDS encoding RagB/SusD family nutrient uptake outer membrane protein → MKKYIFSCICILCLSLSGCDYLDTEPGDAISSDRFWETSNAAALEQYCNLYYPKLIKGHGDPLSWNIGNMIMQEYQSDNLLAAGASSITFGQNTVMTSSADWDWSTVRGCNAFLENYEKSPASDIDKKKFAGEILFFKAFDYFNKVCLFGEVPWYDSTLNKDNPELYKGRDSRDLVMTNILATINKAIEFLPRKTKVYRVSRDAALLLKARICLYEGTWRRYRNVEGDVKFLEEAYKASGELMGYGYELYKASGTDDSYFDLFIQDNYNDNSEVILSREYDPALNMGHNVPNSIPNSEQGMSRDCFEEYLCANTGKPISLCGCHNPNMGYNAEMKNRDGRLLQTVCLPESGSKYARFLYRTTGGLLKGGAPNIFSILPNSDTRTFYAASCTGYSVCKFYKASEHYVGNHKGGIDAPVMRYAEVLLIRAEAGAELGKDPELDKTINQLRARVGFTFKLEADPIADPDLIAKYPNVKGDNANLIREIRRERRIELFAEGYRWDDVCRWNVGEVVFNRVRRGAKMDPNLYSADEIKTIKDQVGFDADGFITPYAKRVTYSMNFTAKNYLYNIPLDEISLNPNLLPQNPGWE
- a CDS encoding FecR family protein, coding for MAQYTFRDIEEFLLDDDFFQWARYGFSDNGFDIKSYKIQHPGCEEKIELAIAVIQNMKVVEDSRPVSEEYKMQSFARMMDRLQHESSQPVQLHKKTLPYRRVMAYVASMAALLFICLGTYYILSKSNLQKTTDVTANIIDSLGHSGQIQIILDGKQAVGLDKNNAEIRVGEDGTVTVDEQLVAASRGEKISVNQIMVPYGKRSKIILPDGSLLWINSGSCISYASDFLENRKLNVQGEVYLDVRKDAKHPFVVKTDRLEVTVLGTSFNVTDYVKDTETAVVLVQGSVDVTVDNKEKKRLLPNQRLSKDNGAVKVNEVDVYNYICWKDDAMNFDGQRLSDVLKSLSRYYDTKIEISGSLKDEKYYGSLDLNCTLDEVLEAISLTTPLNITRRGDLIYIMP
- a CDS encoding TonB-dependent receptor gives rise to the protein MLLQSTDVTLNLTNVSLETLFKTLEKKSNYVFFFKEDVLQKNEKVTVKAQNESVVSILNRILPPKQLTYTVKGRQVIIVRLPQKEEKKAEVPVEIKEYTVKGTVVDASGQPLPGVNITVQGTTNGVTTDLSGGFTLRIRDGKRVLLVASYIGFSTRKVWVSGETNSLKIMLEESSASLNEVVVVGYGTQKKLNLTGAVTTASGEILENRPIANIAQGLQGMVPNLNITFNSGQPNEAAKINIRGNTSLNGGNALILVDGVEISDLSLINPQDVESVSVLKDASAAAVYGARAAFGVMLVTTKKGNRNQKTRVTYNNNLSWSSPARLPEMPRSDVWARMWNKAYEYDTPGGYYFNEKFMEKLDAHIADPEHNPAILVDTEGIQNPNYSPSNPGWAYVGNTDWLSEFYQKSAFMQQHNVSLSGGTERNNYYASIGFKDQSGIFRYGNDFYKRFNLAFNFDTKLTSWLDVSFATRMSNIKNDEPYMDNGGSSSQTWYYEVYRMFPTLSIFLPNGDFAGMYLNSGNYNVIGKMALAGRNKKETWDQWYIGRFDLHPLKGLSIKGDYSWNRYSTVQKFHRKEIKQTFPEGGPEWIVETPNYVKNYNSNNIYHAINVWAEYKTSFNDVHNISVMGGYNQEEKTYANTSYTMTDLYDNELPISDLAINYKENAEGADIWRVQGAFFRLNYDYRSKYLLEVNGRYDGSSKYAKDDRWAFFPSASIGWRISEEKFFEPLSKVVDNLKLRASVGALGNQITNGYHDYMSILSGKVLTNYMMDGKMVNALNIPSLPSVVTWEKVVTKDLGLDWSLFNNRLMGTFDFYVRDTKDMVRSVTLPAVLGTSGGKENIADMRTTGWELELTWKDRIKNVLGSPMDYSLTVGLSDYQAEITKYDNPNGSLASGMYYEGQKLGEIWGYVTDGYIMDDFEAAKMNYVQKYISSKWYPGDIRYKDLNGDGMIDQGNRTLANPGDQKVIGNSTPRYRFNLQGGIGWRGFDIRAIFEGVGKRDMWTSSDIFWGFSRGIYNSCVTQYHIDNIWTYENPTAYYPRLNANGNKRSKQIQTKYLQNAAYIRLKDITLSYTLPKSWLTKMKMEQVRIYVSGMNLWEKTGLPPFMTPDIVDQITDNSLSSENSGKEYAFMRSYSFGINITF